Proteins from a single region of Clupea harengus chromosome 5, Ch_v2.0.2, whole genome shotgun sequence:
- the LOC105898125 gene encoding trypsin-3-like: MARFGCWCWVLLELTVLRCEGVKKERGVRIVGGYPPSPNSIKYMVSLQSTKRQHFCGGSLVHTRWVLTAAHCNIGAENMMVVAGEHFLGSTEGTEQYFKPRRLVPHPSYDQLTKHADIMLIKLGKPAVLNSFVSLVPLPRQDEGVLEGRLCQVSGWGYTTYKGGHLASTLHSVTLPVISVARCNSSQSFNGNITSTMMCAGHSTGGRDACEGDSGGPLVCEGRVYGVVSWGNGCGDAKFPGVYTSVAKFRRWIDRTIYSSFSRCFKY, from the exons ATGGCTCGCTTCGGATGCTGGTGCTGGGTGCTTCTTGAGCTCACCGTACTAAGAT gtgaaggagtcAAGAAGGAGCGTGGCGTCCGGATCGTCGGGGGTTACCCACCGTCACCAAACTCCATCAAGTACATGGTTTCTCTGCAGAGCACCAAGAGACAGCACTTCTGCGGGGGGTCGCTGGTGCACACGCGCTGGGTCCTCACCGCCGCACACTGCAATATCGG GGCGGAGAACATGATGGTGGTGGCGGGAGAGCACTTCCTGGGCTCCACGGAGGGGACGGAGCAGTACTTCAAACCCCGTCGCCTCGTCCCACACCCGTCCTACGACCAGCTCACCAAACACGCCGACATCATGCTCATCAAG ctGGGAAAGCCTGCGGTGCTGAACAGTTTTGTGTCCCTCGTCCCGTTGCCTCGTCAGGACGAGGGGGTGTTGGAGGGGCGTCTGTGTCAAGTGTCAGGGTGGGGGTACACCACCTACAAGGGCGGCCATCTTGCCTCCACCCTTCACAGCGTCACCCTGCCTGTCATCTCCGTGGCCAGGTGCAACAGCAGCCAGTCCTTCAACGGCAACATCACCAGCACCATGATGTGTGCCGGACACAGCACCGGGGGCAGAGACGCCTGCGAG GGTGATTCTGGCGGCCCACTGGTGTGTGAGGGGCGGGTCTACGGCGTAGTCTCCTGGGGCAACGGCTGCGGCGACGCCAAGTTTCCAGGCGTGTACACATCTGTGGCAAAGTTCCGGCGATGGATTGACCGGACCATCTACAGTTCATTCTCGCGTTGCTTTAAGTATTAA
- the camk2n1 gene encoding calcium/calmodulin-dependent protein kinase II inhibitor 2-like — protein MSEVLPYNEEKMTAYGSEGDEDHLSFTCRLQDTNNFFNGSQNKRPPKLGQIGRSKRVIEDDTGAEGALEKPTEKSNP, from the exons ATGTCGGAAGTGCTACCGTACAACGAAGAGAAAATGACTGCTTATGGCAGTGAGGGAGACGAAGACCACCTTTCCTTCACCTGTCGCCTACAAGATACCAATAACTTCTTCAATGGTTCACAAAATAAACGACCTCCAAAGCTTGGACAGATTGGGCGAAGCAAAAGAG TCATCGAAGATGACACAGGTGCCGAAGGGGCGTTGGAGAAGCCGACAGAGAAATCGAACCCATGA